The Vicia villosa cultivar HV-30 ecotype Madison, WI linkage group LG1, Vvil1.0, whole genome shotgun sequence genome includes a region encoding these proteins:
- the LOC131596624 gene encoding uncharacterized protein LOC131596624 gives MSQCTKASNIGATRSCQFRSECRCGLEAPLMTSWTDLNPGRHFFGCGMYKVQGHKRCSHFVWYDDELSSRAKEIISSLQKNLEQERARLDEAYTKVAEVKMKLNAMNLLMKFSVSMTFVMAVGLVMLNVIK, from the exons ATGTCTCAGTGCACGAAGGCGAGTAATATCGGAGCTACACGTTCATGTCAGTTTCGAAGCGAGTGCAGGTGTGGGCTTGAAGCTCCATTGATGACCTCATGGACTGATTTGAACCCAGGTAGACATTTTTTTGGGTGTGGGATGTACAAG GTACAGGGCCATAAAAGGTGTAGCCACTTTGTTTGGTACGACGATGAACTGTCTTCAAGGGCCAAGGAAATTATTTCTTCACTACAAAAAAATTTGGAGCAAGAAAGGGCTAGATTGGATGAAGCTTATACTAAAGTAGCAGAAGTGAAGATGAAGTTGAATGCAATGAACTTACTGATGAAATTCTCAGTTTCAATGACATTTGTTATGGCAGTAGGACTTGTGATGCTAAATGTAATAAAGTAG